One region of Armigeres subalbatus isolate Guangzhou_Male chromosome 3, GZ_Asu_2, whole genome shotgun sequence genomic DNA includes:
- the LOC134222586 gene encoding uncharacterized protein LOC134222586 — protein MTSVEEWRWVPSRLNVADDATKWKALHLDESSRWFKAPDFLYGHPDSWPQQKLPSADTPEEIRQIHVHRTVTKRELVALDRFSKWERLLRTIAYVHRFINILSYRVRGESSVLPTCLNQNELEKAERTIWKQIQFDEYATEISRMNRSHELPPNQRVQLDRDSKLHHVSPFLDENGVIRMETRIANADNFAQDFRFPVILSKDHYGTLLIMDWYHRQYHHHSSETVVNEMKQKYHVSRLREALKKTRKKCMWCKVYNAKPNNPRMAPLPIARTTPNIRAFTYTGLDYFGPLLIKQGRSEVKRWVALFTCLTIRAVHLEPVTSLSTESCKMAIRRFIARRGSPKEIYSDQGTNFVGASRELDQQCREINESLAETFTNTVTQWRFNPPSTPHMGGAWERMVRSVKCALASLSTIRKPNDEVFLTLLAEAESMVNSRPLTYMPVDSEDQTALTPNCFLMLSTSGVNQPAKSMSNKGLSCTSSWNLLQSILDQFWRRWVREYLPVISKRTKWFVDCRPIEVGDLVIIVGDHQRNGWIRRPVVKLAVLEVNGTAEENSEQYGSGSVPDASDDGDPTRSLNS, from the coding sequence ATGACCTCCGTCGAGGAATGGCGCTGGGTTCCCAGCCGACTGAATGTTGCCGATGATGCAACGAAATGGAAAGCACTTCACCTCGATGAAAGCAGTCGTTGGTTTAAGGCACCAGATTTCTTGTACGGTCATCCAGATTCCTGGCCTCAACAAAAGTTGCCTTCTGCAGACACGCCGGAAGAAATACGTCAGATTCATGTTCATCGTACAGTGACCAAGCGAGAATTGGTAGCATTAGACAGGTTTTCCAAATGGGAAAGATTGCTACGAACAATTGCATACGTTCATAGATTCATCAATATACTGAGTTATCGAGTAAGAGGTGAGTCGTCGGTGTTGCCCACATGTTTGAACCAGAACGAACTGGAGAAAGCGGAGAGaacaatttggaagcaaatcCAATTCGATGAGTACGCTACGGAGATAAGCAGGATGAACAGGAGCCACGAACTTCCACCAAATCAACGTGTTCAGTTAGATCGTGATAGCAAACTTCACCATGTATCACCGTTTTTAGATGAGAATGGAGTAATCAGAATGGAAACACGAATAGCAAATGCAGACAACTTTGCTCAAGACTTCAGATTTCCAGTTATTCTTTCCAAAGATCACTACGGTACGCTGCTAATAATGGACTGGTATCATCGGCAATATCACCACCACAGTAGCGAAACGGTTGTCAACGAGATGAAGCAAAAATATCACGTGTCAAGATTGCGAGAGGCGTTGAAGAAAACCAGGAAAAAATGTATGTGGTGCAAAGTTTATAACGCGAAACCGAACAACCCGAGGATGGCACCATTACCGATTGCAAGAACCACGCCAAATATTCGAGCTTTCACTTATACTGGGCTCGATTACTTCGGACCACTACTCATCAAACAAGGGCGAAGTGAAGTGAAACGATGGGTAGCACTCTTTACCTGCCTGACAATTCGGGCGGTGCACCTGGAGCCTGTGACAAGTTTGTCTACTGAATCTTGCAAGATGGCCATACGAAGGTTCATAGCAAGACGGGGCTCTCCAAAAGAAATCTATAGTGACCAAGGAACGAACTTCGTCGGCGCGAGTCGTGAATTAGACCAGCAGTGTCGAGAGATAAATGAAAGTCTGGCAGAAACCTTCACCAATACGGTTACGCAGTGGCGTTTTAACCCTCCATCAACGCCACATATGGGGGGTGCGTGGGAGCGAATGGTTCGCTCCGTGAAATGTGCACTAGCTTCGCTGTCAACGATTCGCAAACCAAACGATGAAGTATTCCTCACTCTACTGGCTGAAGCGGAGTCGATGGTGAATTCGAGGCCTTTGACATACATGCCGGTGGACTCAGAAGATCAAACCGCTCTTACACCAAACTGTTTTCTGATGTTAAGTACCAGCGGAGTGAACCAACCTGCAAAGTCCATGAGTAATAAGGGTCTATCATGTACATCAAGCTGGAACCTTCTGCAGAGCATACTGGACCAGTTCTGGCGACGTTGGGTCCGGGAGTACCTTCCTGTAATATCAAAGAGGACCAAGTGGTTCGTCGATTGCAGGCCTATAGAAGTTGGTGATTTGGTTATAATTGTAGGGGACCACCAACGAAACGGATGGATAAGACGCCCAGTAGTTAAACTGGCAGTCCTGGAAGTTAACGGTACAGCTGAAGAGAACTCCGAGCAATACGGGTCGGGGAGTGTTCCGGACGCCAGTGATGATGGTGACCCTACACGATCTTTAAACTCGTAA